The following are encoded together in the Odocoileus virginianus isolate 20LAN1187 ecotype Illinois chromosome 28, Ovbor_1.2, whole genome shotgun sequence genome:
- the LOC110125581 gene encoding cytochrome c oxidase assembly protein COX16 homolog, mitochondrial, giving the protein MFAYAVRRALRKSKTLRYGVPMLLLIVGGSFGLREFSQIRYDAVKIKIDPELEKKLKMNKVSLESEYEKIKDSTFDDWKNIRGPRPWEDPDLLQGRNPEILKTNKTT; this is encoded by the coding sequence ATGTTCGCCTACGCAGTGAGGCGTGCCCTGCGCAAGAGTAAGACCCTTCGCTACGGAGTTCCCATGTTGTTGCTGATTGTTGGAGGTTCTTTCGGTCTTCGTGAGTTTTCTCAAATTCGTTatgatgctgtgaagattaaaattGATCCTGAGTtagaaaaaaagctgaaaatgaataaagtatCATTGGAAtcagaatatgagaaaataaaggatTCCACCTTTGATGACTGGAAAAATATTCGAGGACCCAGGCCTTGGGAAGATCCTGATCTCCTCCAAGGACGAAATCCAGAAATCCTTAAGACTAATAAGACAACTTGA